A portion of the Stigmatella aurantiaca DW4/3-1 genome contains these proteins:
- a CDS encoding D-alanine--D-alanine ligase translates to MGKRVGVLMGGWGEEREVSLKTGEAAVAALEAEGHTVTRVFAGPGLDRILRTAELDVAFLALHGRMGEDGKVQGLLELLELPYTGSGVLASALAMNKPFAKKLFRLHNLPTPQGYRIGRDELALLEERHGDLGFPCVVKPACGGSSLGLALVREPEALAPAVAEACRYGGEALVERFVRGREVTVGILGGEVLGSCEIAAPREGFDYEAKYKGGTNYFLPPRLSATRLANVESLALSAWRALGCRGYGRVDLICSEEQNDFVLEVNTLPGLTPTSLLPKIAAQRGIGFAQLVERILGLATRDEAGVAGMPGMASAVQPVSLRAVAG, encoded by the coding sequence ATGGGCAAGCGCGTCGGAGTGCTGATGGGCGGGTGGGGCGAGGAGCGGGAAGTGTCGTTGAAGACCGGAGAGGCCGCGGTGGCCGCGCTGGAGGCCGAGGGTCACACCGTGACCCGGGTTTTCGCCGGGCCGGGCCTGGATCGGATCCTGCGGACGGCGGAGCTGGACGTGGCGTTCCTCGCGCTGCACGGGCGCATGGGCGAGGACGGCAAGGTGCAGGGGCTGCTGGAACTGCTGGAGTTGCCGTACACGGGCTCGGGGGTGCTGGCCTCGGCGCTGGCGATGAACAAGCCCTTCGCCAAGAAGCTCTTCCGGCTTCACAACCTGCCCACGCCCCAGGGCTACCGGATCGGCCGGGACGAGCTCGCGCTGCTCGAGGAGCGCCATGGCGACCTGGGCTTTCCGTGCGTGGTGAAGCCCGCCTGTGGCGGCTCTTCGCTGGGCCTGGCCCTGGTGCGCGAGCCCGAGGCCCTGGCCCCCGCGGTGGCCGAGGCCTGCCGGTATGGGGGCGAAGCGCTGGTGGAGCGCTTCGTGCGCGGCCGCGAGGTGACGGTGGGCATCCTCGGAGGAGAGGTGCTCGGCAGCTGTGAGATCGCCGCTCCCCGGGAAGGCTTCGACTACGAGGCCAAGTACAAGGGGGGCACGAACTATTTCCTGCCCCCGCGGCTGTCCGCCACGCGCCTGGCCAACGTGGAGTCGCTGGCGCTCTCGGCCTGGCGCGCCCTGGGTTGCCGCGGCTACGGCCGGGTGGACCTCATCTGCTCCGAGGAGCAGAACGACTTTGTCCTGGAGGTGAACACGCTGCCTGGGCTGACGCCCACCAGCCTGTTGCCCAAGATTGCCGCGCAGCGGGGCATTGGCTTCGCCCAGCTCGTCGAGCGCATTCTCGGCCTGGCCACCCGGGACGAGGCCGGGGTGGCCGGCATGCCCGGCATGGCCTCCGCCGTGCAGCCCGTGTCGCTCCGAGCGGTCGCGGGCTAA